Proteins from one Hyperolius riggenbachi isolate aHypRig1 chromosome 2, aHypRig1.pri, whole genome shotgun sequence genomic window:
- the LOC137547475 gene encoding olfactory receptor 6N2-like, translated as MYFFVSNLSFLDMSYTSVTIPKMLAKFLMNLDTISYIACFAQMYIFLSLAATECLLLAVMAYDRYLAICKPLHYPTIMTKRLYITLAVVAWSGGFGILLILLILALRLPFCGPNIIHHYYCDHPPLLQLACASTSFNVAVGSSIGAFIILISFTLVAISYVKIVVAILKINSGVGRRKTFSTCASHFAVVNVFYLPLIFMYIRPTASYSSDVDSLVAMLYTVLTPMMNPIIYSLRNKDIKDAFQKKISLKFIRTGFNAEWKLREH; from the coding sequence ATGTATTTCTTTGTTAGTAACTTGTCCTTCCTGGACATGAGCTATACTTCAGTAACTATCCCAAAGATGTTGGCTAAATTTTTGATGAACCTCGATACTATATCATACATTGCCTGCTTTGCCCAAATGTATATATTCCTATCATTAGCAGCCACGGAGTGTTTACTCCTGGCTGTAATGGCCTACGACCGCTACCTAGCCATATGCAAACCCTTAcactacccaactatcatgacaaAAAGGTTGTACATAACACTGGCAGTTGTAGCATGGTCTGGAGGCTTTGGGATTCTACTTATACTCTTGATCTTAGCCTTACGGTTGCCATTTTGTGGTCCTAATATTATCCACCATTACTACTGTGATCATCCTCCACTGTTGCAGTTGGCTTGTGCCAGTACATCCTTCAATGTAGCTGTTGGATCTTCCATTGGTGCCTTCATAATTTTGATAAGCTTTACCCTAGTTGCCATTTCTTATGTTAAGATTGTAGTAGCGATCCTCAAAATCAATTCTGGCGTGGGCCGTAGGAAAACCTTTTCCACTTGCGCCTCCCATTTTGCAgttgtaaatgtattttacttGCCCCTTATCTTCATGTATATTCGTCCAACAGCCTCCTACTCCTCAGATGTGGACTCATTGGTGGCTATGTTATACACAGTATTAACTCCTATGATGAATCCCATTATATACAGCCTGAGAAACAAGGACATTAAAGATGCTTTTCAAAAGAAAATAAGCTTGAAATTTATCAGAACCGGCTTTAATGCAGAATGGAAGTTACGGGAACATTGA